A stretch of Ipomoea triloba cultivar NCNSP0323 chromosome 11, ASM357664v1 DNA encodes these proteins:
- the LOC115997131 gene encoding cleavage stimulation factor subunit 50-like, whose product MDSSNISNGGSLDQTLLDGKLHRQVDILIVAHLRDNNLNQAARAVASATMTPLTVETPPNRLLELVAKGLAAEKGEVLRGVSSAAPFDQTLATGYGSTPAPRAISVDFSTAHDTKGSSKNFPKHESRHISEHKSIARCARFSCDGRFLATGSADPSIKLFEVSKVKQMLQSDSRDGPVRPVIRTFYDHTQPINDLDFHPQNAVVISGAKDHTIKFFDYSKPVAKRAFRVIQDTHNVRSVSIHPCGDYLLAGTDHPIPHLYDINTFQCYLPLNFQDSIVNGAINQVRYSQNGGMYVTASKDGAIRLWDGITASCVRSIDGAHGKVEATSANFTKDQRYVLSCGKDSSVKLWEVGTGRLVKQYLGAVHTQLRFQAVFNDTEEFVLSIDESSNEIVVWDALTTEKVGRLPSSHVGIPRWIEHSPTEAAFFSCGIDQSVRFWREAV is encoded by the exons ATGGATAGTAGCAACATTAGCAATGGCGGTAGTTTGGATCAAACATTGTTGGATGGAAAGTTGCATCGTCAAGTCGATATTCTTATTGTTGCTCATCTTCGTGACAACAATCTCAATCAG GCCGCAAGAGCCGTTGCATCAGCTACAATGACACCATTGACTGTTGAAACTCCTCCTAATAGGCTACTTGAATTGGTTGCAAAG GGTCTTGCAGCTGAGAAGGGTGAAGTGTTGAGAGGAGTTTCTTCAGCTGCACCTTTTGATCAAACTCTAGCTACTGGATATGGCTCCACACCAGCTCCTCGGGCAATTTCTGTTGATTTTAG TACGGCACATGACACCAAAGGCTCATcaaaaaattttccaaaacATGAAAGTCGACATATTTCTGAGCACAAG AGTATTGCTAGATGTGCAAGATTTAGTTGTGATGGAAGGTTTCTTGCTACCGGAAGTGCAGACCCGTCAATCAAACTCTTTGAA GTTTCAAAAGTCAAACAAATGTTGCAGTCAGACTCAAGAGATGGTCCAGTGAGGCCAGTTATACGAACATTCTATGATCATACACaa CCAATTAATGATTTAGATTTTCATCCTCAAAATGCAGTTGTGATTTCTGGGGCAAAAGATCACACCATCAA ATTCTTTGATTATTCAAAACCAGTAGCAAAGAGAGCATTTAGAGTTATTCAG gATACTCATAATGTAAGGTCTGTGTCAATTCACCCTTGTGGAGATTATCTTCTGGCAG GAACTGATCACCCCATCCCTCATTTATATGACATCAATACTTTTCAATGTTACCTGCCATTGAATTTCCAAGACAGTATTGTTAATGGAGCCATAAATCAG GTTAGGTATTCACAAAATGGTGGCATGTATGTCACGGCATCCAAAGATGGTGCTATTCGGTTGTGGGATGGCATAACTGCCAGTTGTGTCCGATCCATAGATGGTGCACACGGAAAAGTCGAAGCTACAAGTGCAAACTTTACGAAGGATCAAAG GTATGTCCTCTCTTGTGGGAAAGACTCTTCTGTGAAGCTTTGGGAAGTTGGCACAGGAAGATTGGTCAAACAGTATCTTGGAGCTGTACATACGCAGTTGCGGTTCCAG GCTGTTTTCAATGATACGGAAGAATTTGTGCTATCCATAGATGAATCAAGCAATGAA ATTGTTGTATGGGATGCTCTGACAACCGAGAAAGTGGGTAGATTGCCCTCCAGCCATGTTGGCATTCCGCGTTGGATTGAGCATTCTCCAACTGAGGCAGCCTTTTTTTCATGTGGAATTGACCAGTCTGTACGGTTCTGGAGAGAGGCAGTTTAG